Part of the Pseudomonas sp. P8_241 genome is shown below.
TTGGTGCCGCCGGGCACTTCGGCAAGCCGGGCCTCGGCGTCTTCGATCCTCTGGTCTTCGTCGCTCTGATCCTCAGCGCCAATCAGGACTTGTCCCAGTTCCAGACCTTGGGCCTGGGTCATGGCCGGACAGACAAGGGCCAGCCCCAGCAATGCAGCGGGCAGGGAATTGGGCGAGGGCATCGATAAAACTCCAGACAGACAGAGACGGGCAGTGAACACTGCGACGTATGAAAGAACGAGGGGAGCACATGGCAATTTTGCTTTTTTGCCGATTTACGTTTTTTAGCAGACGGGAGGTTTTGTGGGAACGAGCCTGCTGGCGATGGTCGTTAACGAAAACGCGCGTTTACAGAATAAACGCAGCGCTCTTGAGACCATCGCGAGCAGAAGGCAGACACAGTGATTTCAGAGTCAAACCAACTTAACTGCCCTGCGCTACAACCCGCGCATCATTGCCCGAACCCTCGATATACACTTTTTGGCCTTTCTTCAAAGAAGGATTGATCGGCTGGGTCACCGAGACCAGTACGCCGCTGTTGACCCGTACGATGACCTGCTGGGCGTCGACCGGTTGATCATACTTTTTCTTCTCGACGTAATTGCCGCCCACTGCACCGGCGAGCGCGCCGGCAACCATGGCGACATCACGCCCGGTGCCGCCACCGATCAGGCTGCCGATGCCCAGGCCACCGAGGCCACCGAGCACGGCGCCGACGCCGCTGTCGTGGTTGGTTTGCATCTGCGTCATCGTAATCTGCTCGATCTTGCCTGAGCGTATTTCGGTTTCAC
Proteins encoded:
- a CDS encoding glycine zipper 2TM domain-containing protein, which gives rise to MKAILSWMTVTLMTVLISACSAVGSSDGGAGETEIRSGKIEQITMTQMQTNHDSGVGAVLGGLGGLGIGSLIGGGTGRDVAMVAGALAGAVGGNYVEKKKYDQPVDAQQVIVRVNSGVLVSVTQPINPSLKKGQKVYIEGSGNDARVVAQGS